In one Bartonella grahamii subsp. shimonis genomic region, the following are encoded:
- a CDS encoding DEAD/DEAH box helicase yields the protein MIPSLNSFDDLGLSAKVINAVKSAGYTAPTPIQSETIPHVLQRKDVLGIAQTGTGKTASFVLPMLTLLEKGRARARMPRTLILEPTREIAAQVEENFDKYGINHRLNVALLIGGVSFELQDRKLERGADVLIATPGRLLDHCERGKLLLMGVEILVIDEADRMLDMGFIPDIERICKLTPFTRQTLFFSATMAPEITKLTKQFLHSPVSVEVTKASSTATTITQRLVKSGNKSWDKRAVLRELIQNEGAELQNAIIFCNRKRDISELFRSLIKHNFNVGALHGDMDQYSRMNTLADFKNNKLTLLVASDVAARGLDIPAVSHVFNYDVPTHAEDYIHRIGRTGRANRSGKAFTIVTKADQKYINAIEEMSNEKIEWLNGDLSTLIADDQTEDIVVKKKSSKSSKKTAQKEPVAHTKKSVEENKTEYIKNANNKEKPPEQQRPRKNKNYTPLGFGDDIPAFMLIKTCK from the coding sequence ATGATACCATCTTTAAACAGTTTTGATGATTTAGGTCTTTCCGCAAAAGTTATTAATGCGGTGAAATCAGCGGGGTATACGGCTCCAACACCTATTCAAAGTGAAACAATTCCGCATGTCCTTCAAAGAAAAGACGTTTTAGGAATCGCCCAAACGGGAACAGGTAAAACCGCCTCTTTCGTATTGCCTATGCTCACTCTCCTGGAAAAAGGTCGTGCAAGAGCACGAATGCCCCGTACGCTCATCTTAGAACCAACACGGGAAATTGCAGCTCAAGTTGAAGAAAATTTCGATAAATATGGAATAAATCATCGTTTAAATGTTGCTCTTTTGATTGGTGGAGTTTCTTTTGAACTCCAAGATCGCAAACTTGAACGGGGAGCTGATGTCCTTATAGCAACACCGGGGCGCCTTCTTGATCACTGCGAGCGCGGTAAACTGCTCCTGATGGGCGTTGAAATCCTTGTAATTGATGAAGCTGATCGCATGTTGGATATGGGCTTTATTCCTGATATTGAACGTATCTGTAAGCTAACCCCTTTTACGCGTCAAACTTTATTCTTTTCTGCAACAATGGCGCCAGAAATTACAAAACTAACAAAACAATTTTTACATTCTCCCGTATCTGTTGAAGTTACAAAAGCTTCCTCAACAGCTACCACAATTACACAACGGCTTGTTAAATCTGGAAATAAATCATGGGATAAAAGAGCGGTTTTACGAGAACTTATCCAAAATGAAGGTGCAGAGCTTCAAAATGCAATCATTTTCTGTAATCGAAAGAGAGATATCTCTGAACTTTTTAGATCGCTCATCAAACATAACTTTAATGTAGGAGCACTTCATGGAGATATGGACCAATATTCGCGCATGAACACCCTAGCTGATTTTAAAAATAATAAACTTACACTTCTTGTTGCTTCTGATGTTGCTGCCCGTGGACTCGATATTCCAGCTGTAAGTCATGTATTTAACTATGATGTTCCTACACATGCTGAAGACTATATCCATCGAATTGGTCGTACAGGGCGTGCAAATCGTAGCGGAAAAGCTTTTACGATTGTCACAAAAGCTGATCAAAAATATATCAATGCCATTGAGGAAATGAGTAATGAAAAAATTGAATGGCTCAATGGAGATCTCTCAACTTTAATAGCCGATGATCAAACAGAAGATATTGTTGTAAAGAAAAAATCTTCAAAATCATCAAAGAAAACTGCTCAAAAAGAGCCTGTTGCTCACACTAAAAAATCTGTAGAAGAGAATAAAACAGAATATATCAAAAATGCAAATAATAAAGAGAAGCCACCTGAGCAACAACGCCCACGAAAAAATAAGAAT
- a CDS encoding NAD kinase — protein sequence MTTLPSRFHFISAETEDAIKATHKLISVYGHSSLEETDIVVAIGGDGTMLQTVRDVMNTGKPIYGMNQGSVGFLMNEFHEKKLPNRIAVAHKKEIHPLRMIAKSECQDFIEALAINEVSLFRQSYQAAKIRITIDNNVRMEQLSCDGVLVATPAGSTAYNLSAQGPILPLMAPLMVLTPVSPFRPRRWHGALLPNTVTVRFDMLEPDKRPVNAAADNIEVKSVHSVTISMATDVTASILFDSNHSWDERILSEQFRY from the coding sequence ATGACTACATTACCAAGTCGCTTTCATTTTATTTCCGCAGAAACTGAGGACGCTATCAAAGCTACCCATAAATTAATTTCTGTTTATGGTCATTCTTCTCTGGAAGAAACTGATATTGTTGTTGCTATCGGTGGTGATGGAACAATGTTACAAACCGTACGAGACGTCATGAACACAGGCAAACCTATTTATGGCATGAATCAAGGTTCTGTAGGATTTCTTATGAATGAATTTCATGAAAAAAAATTGCCCAATCGTATTGCTGTCGCACATAAAAAAGAAATCCATCCCCTGCGCATGATTGCAAAATCTGAATGTCAAGACTTTATCGAGGCGCTTGCAATTAATGAAGTATCCCTCTTTCGGCAATCTTATCAAGCCGCAAAAATTCGCATCACCATTGATAACAACGTGCGCATGGAACAATTAAGTTGTGATGGTGTCCTCGTCGCTACACCAGCTGGATCGACCGCCTATAATTTATCAGCACAAGGACCTATCTTACCTCTTATGGCCCCCCTTATGGTCCTCACTCCTGTTAGCCCTTTTCGCCCTCGGCGTTGGCATGGAGCTTTGCTTCCCAATACAGTAACAGTGCGTTTTGATATGCTTGAACCTGACAAACGCCCTGTCAACGCTGCTGCAGATAATATTGAAGTTAAATCTGTCCATTCAGTTACGATTTCAATGGCAACAGATGTAACAGCTTCAATCCTTTTTGACTCAAATCATTCATGGGATGAGCGCATTTTATCAGAACAATTTCGCTATTAA
- a CDS encoding YbfB/YjiJ family MFS transporter, with protein sequence MFFTFGRIGNISLTPRMLSCAATIMSALIISMALTLRVLLIRFSAGVVSAAMMVLGSIMVMQHSHNGRIIASLYAGVRVGILLGNEYVIISLNRGFMRQTFGLESV encoded by the coding sequence ATGTTCTTTACGTTTGGCAGAATTGGGAATATATCTCTTACTCCTCGCATGCTATCTTGTGCAGCTACAATAATGAGTGCACTTATTATTTCCATGGCATTAACACTTAGAGTTCTTTTGATCCGTTTTTCTGCTGGTGTTGTGAGTGCAGCAATGATGGTTTTGGGTTCTATTATGGTCATGCAGCATAGCCATAATGGGCGGATTATTGCTTCGCTTTATGCAGGTGTCAGAGTTGGTATTCTACTAGGTAATGAATATGTTATTATTAGTTTGAACAGGGGCTTTATGCGACAAACATTTGGTTTGGAGTCGGTTTAA